The DNA segment AATAATGCAGGATTTCCACTGTTACTAGAGAAGCAAGAAACCAAAGAGGGACATTGAAGAGAGGAAATCCTCGCAAAGTCGAAATAAAAGCCGCCAGATAACCAAAAAATGAAGACAGATCTGTGAGTGGGAAATCTCCTGGAATAACAAAACTTGCCAAAGCCATAAGAAGAGAAAAAAAACAATATGGAACCAATCGGGAAGCACCCAATCTCTTCAAATATTTTTTTACCGGCAACAATATCTTTTCAGGAGCAAGAGTAACACCTGCCAAGATATAAAAGAATGGCATATGAAATGAATAAATGAATTTGTATTGAGAGCTGGCAATCGGATTATTTAAGTACATAATCCGCTCAATAATATGACCATAGTAGACAAGTGTTATGCCAATAAAGCGGGCAACGTCCAGCACCGGAATACGCCGGGATGAAGTGGTATGAAACTGCATAATCAATCCTTGAGGGAAAAATTCCTTTGATCATCCAAAGAATTTAAAACAGCCACAGTCACTCAACCCAATCAAGCGTTCTCTTTACAGCTTTACCCCATCCTCTATATCCAGAACTTCGTCTTTCTTCATTCATATCCGGCTGCCAAGTTTTGTCCTCTTCCCAATTATTATACAATTCTTCACGCCCTGACCAAAAGCCGACCGCGATCCCAGCCGCATATGCCGCCCCAAGGCAGGTTGTTTCGGCAACCTTGGGTCTAACAACCGGAACATTAAGGATGTCAGACTGAAACTGCATGAGAAGCTCATTGTAAACCATGCCCCCATCAGCTTTGAGAGTTTCAAGAACTACCCCCGAATCCTTATTCATTGCCTCAACGATATCCTTTGTCTGATAGGCTGTGGCTTCAAGGACAGCACGTGCAATATGGTTCCTGTTAATATATCGTGTCAGCCCCACCATGACACCACGAGCATCCGGTCGCCAGTATGGAGCATACAACCCGGAAAAAGCCGGGACAATATACATGCCACCGGTATCTTCAACCTTGCTAGCCATGGCCTCTATTTCCGGGGCGGATTGAAACATTTTGAGATTATCTCTTAGCCACTGTACCAAAGCACCGGCAATGGCAATGGAACCTTCAAGACAGTATGACGGTTTACGCCCGCTAAACTGGTACGCCAGAGTTGTAATCAACCCATGTTGAGACTGAATTGGCTCGTGACCGGTATGCATCAAGAGGAAACACCCGGTCCCGTATGTATTTTTGGCCTGCCCCGGAGCAAAACACGTTTGCCCGACCAAGGCTGCCTGCTGATCTCCAACAGCACCACAAACAGGAATTCGAGCACGAAGAGGGCCGCTCTCCGAAGTTGGTCCCCATGTCCCTTCATCTGACGAAGGCACGATCCGAGCCAAACCGGAAGCAGGGATTCCCAGTATACCAAGAATCTCTTCATCCCATTGCAATGTCTCCAAATCCATGAGCATGGTCCTGCTGGCATTCGTGACATCCGTGACATGCGCTCCCCCCCGTGGCCCCCCAGTCAGCCACCAGATAATCCATGTTTCAATAGTGCCAAACATGGCTTCACCCCGGTCTGCCGCAGACTTTGCTTCCGGGACATTCTCCAGAATCCATTTTATCTTTGGCCCGGAAAAATATGTTGCGATGGGAAGCCCTGTCTTGGACCGAAACCAATCCTGGCCACCTTCGGCTGTCAGGTCCTTGCAAATGTCGTGAGTTCGGGTGCATTGCCAAACAATGGCATTATAAAAAGGTTTTCCTGTATAACGATCCCAAACAACAGTTGTTTCCCGCTGATTCGTAATACCTATGGCTGCCAGTTCCTTCCCTTTGATCCCGGATTTAGTGAGTGCCCCTCGAATCACTTCTTGAGTATTATTCCAGATTTCCATGGGATCATGCTCCACCCATCCCGGCCCTGGATAAATCTGCCTGTGCTCTTTTTGATCAAGACCGACAATACGCCCTTTTTCATCAAAAATAATAAAACGACTACTAGTTGTCCCCGAATCCACTGCTCCAATATACTTTACCATGACAGACTCCTTCCTTACCCTATCGAATAGCTACCATAAGAGTCGTGTACCCTTATCGTAAAATTTTTCACTACAACACAGGCCGCCTCCACGGGATACTGTTTTCCTTCACCCCTAAAACGGTCTCATCCAATCCCAAAGCTGTTCCAATTAACTGTGTTACCAAAACAGCAGGAGGAGCTAAACGCAAAGAGGCATTGACCGGAAGTTTTGCGCGGCTACGATCAAACTGCAATTGACAATAGGTGCACGCAGTTGCAAGTACATCCGCTCCCGCAGAGGCGGCATCTTCCAACTTCTTCCGCATGAGAGCGTCCGAAATTTTGTCATCCCGCCCTCGAAGTGGATGCCCACAACACTCCAGACGAAGGTCCCATTTAACACTTTCAGCACCAATCGACTCAACGAGACGTTCAAAAAGAGTTGGAGCCAAAGGGTCATCAAACCCGGTGACAATACCGGGACGCAAGGCATGACACCCATAATGACAGGCCACCCGCACTCCTGACAGAGGGGTTTTCGTCATTCCGGTCAGGACTTGGAATCCCACATGGCTCTCCAACACATTCAGAAGGTGGAAAACTGGTACCGCTTCGGGAAAAACAAGCCCCTCCCGATGGAGTATCTGAAGCACTCGTGTTCTCTGCTCAACATCCTCCTGCATCCGGGACTGAGCATATTTGAGATTGCCAAAACAACACTTGCAAGGGGTAAGAATAGGAAGTCCCGCCCGGTGCGCAATAATGAAATTGCGAACAGCCGAGTAAAGAGACGCCACTTCACTCTCATGCCGAACAGGCCAACCGCAACAGGAGAACTCCAACTTGACCAACTCAATGCCCACAGCAGCACAAACAGCTTCCAGAGAAGATCCGTACCAAGGAAGATGATGGGCAATCTTGCACCCGGGAAAATAAGCAAACTTCACACTCTCTCCTCAGCTTCTTTCTCGCTTGCGAGCTGCAACGATATTTCGCAGTTCATACAACACATCAGCAACTTTGATATTCTGAGGACAATGTTCCTGACATTTATAGCACGTGGTGCAGCTCCAAACCATCCGCACCCCCAGAGCCTGATCCTTCAATCCCATGCGCAACAAATTCATTATCTGCTGTGGAGTCATATCCAAATCTCGCGAAGGATCTTCACTCACCGCCACGACCGGACACACGCTGGTACAGGTAGTACACTGTACACAGTCCCAAAAGGATTCGGCGTTATCCGCAAGTCCCGATAACGAAGAAGGAGCACTCGAATCCGCATAGACTGCGATTCGTTCCTCACTACGCATTTGACGTATTGCACGGTTGGAGTCAGGGAATTGTTCGGAAACAAGTGGCTTGGATGCCAGCCAAAGATTCTGAAGGTTGATGCCAGACGGACAAATATCCGTACATCGTAGACATTCCGTACAGATCCTGCTCCCTTCGGAAAAATGATTCATTTCCTGCCAGGAAAACCTCTTTCCCTGAACAAATCGTTTTAAAGAGACCAGTTTTTCAGATGGTAAAATATCTGGAGTGCCCAACACGGTAAAAATGGGAGCGACACTGCAATGCAAACTACATATTCCGCAACGAGTACACGCATCCATGCCCACCCCTTGAGCAATAAAATTTGTCTCGGTATTACCGTCTCGACGCCCGTGCCTAAAAAGAAGATTGATGGGAACAGAGAGAGGATGCAGAAATTTTCCGAATGGAAGCGCCGCAAGACCGACAAAACAAAAGATAATATGACAGTACCAAAAGACCTGATCCGCTCGACTTCTGTTTAATGCCTGAGCAAGTGGTCCCAAAACAGATGCCATGTAACGAGAAACAAAAGCCGACTCGGTCGGAGAATGACAGGTGGAACAGTTTTCCTCGGACAACTGCGCTCCTTTGCTCACCATATCATCCCCTAGCGGAAGGGGAATGGAAAAAACGACACCATTTTCCTTGCTCCAAAATGCTTTCAGCGCCGTTAAATCACTGCCCTCCTCTGCGATAAAATATTCATTCGTCATCCTATCAAAGACGGCGGGAGAAATGACCTTTGATGTCTCTAGTAAAAAACCTGAAAGAATTATTCCTCCAACAACGAAGAGGAGAGTCCAATCCTGAGTACGGCTCAAACTTCTCAAGCGGGGGAATATTACCCGACGTAGAATCATAAGCCCAAGTCCGACCAAGGTTATCAGCCCAAAAAGATTCCGCAACAATTGCCATGGATCAAGAGGAGACTCGTACGCTGGGAAAAACCGGGCAGTGACCAAATCGTCAAGAGCGTGAAAGAAAAGCAATCCCATAAAACCAAAAAAAACAAGACAATGAGCAAGCCAACGAACGCCGCTTCCACGCAACGTGCGGGAAAGCATAAGGATGTCTTGTACCCCTTTCCCGATTACGCCAAGCCAGTTTAGCGGTATGGGAGGTTGCTCCAGGCATTTAGCATCCTCAAAAACACGCTTGACACACCCCCATTGCACGAAACGGAAGACCAAGCCTACAGCACAGATAGTCAACGCCAAAATCAATCCCAGATTGAAAAACGTCATGCCTCCCCTCTTTGCCAATAGAACGGTCGTCTACAATTGCAACTCTTGAACAGCTTTATATGCTGTTGATATGGCAAGCCCGGCACCACATTTCATGCGCATCCAATCATGATGTGCGAGAATGGTCCCTGCGGCGTACAAATTTTCATAAAGAACTCTTCCACCGGAAAGAGGACGTAGGTGTATATCAACCTCGACCCCAGCCATATTAAGCGGATGGCCTTTGGCTGTAAAAAAGGTATCGCCATGCCAATTATTTCTATTTTCAGGCTGAATAACAGGAACACCAAAAACAGCCTCTATCACATTATGCCTTTGAGCCTTGAGCCCTTTTCCAAAGAATCGCCCTGTCGCCAGAATAACATTTTTAGCCGCCACGGTCACGATGGCCGCTCCTTTGCCTGCTTCGAGTAGAAAAGTTCCATCTTCTCGAACCTGCACTTTTTCAACCATCTTTTGCGACAAGGTACGGACTCCGCGATGGGGAAGACTTCGATCAAAAACTGCCCGAAGGCGAGGCCCGGCAATGGAGGGAGGGAGAGTTGGGATTTCAAAAATCTGCTTTCCTGTCATGTCTTCAAGATGACGGATGACCATACGAGGATCATTCAGGCCCAAAACCGCTGGAAACCCTATATACTCTGCTGAATGGATGTGAGGAACAACTGATTCGGCAAGCTTGACTCGATTCACTGGATCAGCCAAAGCCCAGGCCATGTGTTCCGGATAAAGTTCTCCCCGACTCCCGGGAAAATCAAGCCGCACAGTTCTGAGAGCTGGCCAATCATGGATATGGGACTCAACTAATTGAGTTCCGCTAAATCCTTTGAGCCCATGAAAATCAACTATCAATGTCGCAGATCTTTTTGTCAGAGCCTCTGTTCCCTTCCAGGCTGAGCCCGGCACACGGTACGTTCTTTTCACGGTTCCGGCGGGAGTTAGGGCGCAGATATTATGATCATTAGCCCCTACATAATCCAAACCCATTTCATTTAAAAAATCAGTAAACTCATCAATACCGTTGCGAATCTCAGCATCAGAGAGCAAAGCGTACGGATGGTCGGGCCGATCATGAACCACAGCTTTAATCGCTTTCCAGGGATTCTTCCATCGTCTTCCCTCTTCGATGGGATGGACTCCCATCAAATCGATGAACCCGGTGCTGAAATCAATGCCACCGGTCGAGCCAGCTTGAACAACGCTCAGCCCCCTATTCGAAGCAAAAAGAGCGGCAGCCATCCCGGCAAAACCGCTTCCTATGACCATCACATCATATATTTGATGCTCCTGTGTCATTCATCCTCTCCGCATTGGGCCGTGGTCTGATCCAGCTCCAAATCCAATGCCCCACAATACAAAGCCTCCTGCAAATCGCCCTGAATGGCTCCGAGTCCCCAGAGCACTGGTCGAAAGCCACGCCATCGCCTATCCACAAACTGCCGCAATTCATCTAACCCACATTGTCCATGCAGCAGTCCCTGGTCATAAAGATGCCCTGTGACTCGAAGACCACAAAACCCTCCCTGACATGGACCTTTGCCAACCCGGCTCCGAACTCCCACACTCTGCATCATGGATTCGCCGTGCATCGCGCCCATATTCTCGACAATGGTATCTATTGCACTCTTTGCCACCATT comes from the Pseudodesulfovibrio piezophilus C1TLV30 genome and includes:
- the glpK gene encoding glycerol kinase GlpK → MVKYIGAVDSGTTSSRFIIFDEKGRIVGLDQKEHRQIYPGPGWVEHDPMEIWNNTQEVIRGALTKSGIKGKELAAIGITNQRETTVVWDRYTGKPFYNAIVWQCTRTHDICKDLTAEGGQDWFRSKTGLPIATYFSGPKIKWILENVPEAKSAADRGEAMFGTIETWIIWWLTGGPRGGAHVTDVTNASRTMLMDLETLQWDEEILGILGIPASGLARIVPSSDEGTWGPTSESGPLRARIPVCGAVGDQQAALVGQTCFAPGQAKNTYGTGCFLLMHTGHEPIQSQHGLITTLAYQFSGRKPSYCLEGSIAIAGALVQWLRDNLKMFQSAPEIEAMASKVEDTGGMYIVPAFSGLYAPYWRPDARGVMVGLTRYINRNHIARAVLEATAYQTKDIVEAMNKDSGVVLETLKADGGMVYNELLMQFQSDILNVPVVRPKVAETTCLGAAYAAGIAVGFWSGREELYNNWEEDKTWQPDMNEERRSSGYRGWGKAVKRTLDWVE
- a CDS encoding CoB--CoM heterodisulfide reductase iron-sulfur subunit B family protein — protein: MKFAYFPGCKIAHHLPWYGSSLEAVCAAVGIELVKLEFSCCGWPVRHESEVASLYSAVRNFIIAHRAGLPILTPCKCCFGNLKYAQSRMQEDVEQRTRVLQILHREGLVFPEAVPVFHLLNVLESHVGFQVLTGMTKTPLSGVRVACHYGCHALRPGIVTGFDDPLAPTLFERLVESIGAESVKWDLRLECCGHPLRGRDDKISDALMRKKLEDAASAGADVLATACTYCQLQFDRSRAKLPVNASLRLAPPAVLVTQLIGTALGLDETVLGVKENSIPWRRPVL
- a CDS encoding 4Fe-4S dicluster domain-containing protein; the encoded protein is MTFFNLGLILALTICAVGLVFRFVQWGCVKRVFEDAKCLEQPPIPLNWLGVIGKGVQDILMLSRTLRGSGVRWLAHCLVFFGFMGLLFFHALDDLVTARFFPAYESPLDPWQLLRNLFGLITLVGLGLMILRRVIFPRLRSLSRTQDWTLLFVVGGIILSGFLLETSKVISPAVFDRMTNEYFIAEEGSDLTALKAFWSKENGVVFSIPLPLGDDMVSKGAQLSEENCSTCHSPTESAFVSRYMASVLGPLAQALNRSRADQVFWYCHIIFCFVGLAALPFGKFLHPLSVPINLLFRHGRRDGNTETNFIAQGVGMDACTRCGICSLHCSVAPIFTVLGTPDILPSEKLVSLKRFVQGKRFSWQEMNHFSEGSRICTECLRCTDICPSGINLQNLWLASKPLVSEQFPDSNRAIRQMRSEERIAVYADSSAPSSLSGLADNAESFWDCVQCTTCTSVCPVVAVSEDPSRDLDMTPQQIMNLLRMGLKDQALGVRMVWSCTTCYKCQEHCPQNIKVADVLYELRNIVAARKRERS
- the glpB gene encoding glycerol-3-phosphate dehydrogenase subunit GlpB; protein product: MTQEHQIYDVMVIGSGFAGMAAALFASNRGLSVVQAGSTGGIDFSTGFIDLMGVHPIEEGRRWKNPWKAIKAVVHDRPDHPYALLSDAEIRNGIDEFTDFLNEMGLDYVGANDHNICALTPAGTVKRTYRVPGSAWKGTEALTKRSATLIVDFHGLKGFSGTQLVESHIHDWPALRTVRLDFPGSRGELYPEHMAWALADPVNRVKLAESVVPHIHSAEYIGFPAVLGLNDPRMVIRHLEDMTGKQIFEIPTLPPSIAGPRLRAVFDRSLPHRGVRTLSQKMVEKVQVREDGTFLLEAGKGAAIVTVAAKNVILATGRFFGKGLKAQRHNVIEAVFGVPVIQPENRNNWHGDTFFTAKGHPLNMAGVEVDIHLRPLSGGRVLYENLYAAGTILAHHDWMRMKCGAGLAISTAYKAVQELQL